A window of the Proteus terrae subsp. cibarius genome harbors these coding sequences:
- the frsA gene encoding esterase FrsA — MANNTNLSETLFKPRAKHAETSTLIQYTHPKSNINTYTVLNGTSQQNWYRTIQRLLWIWRGISPIEIEEVLSRIAVQDAPRSDDKFIDTVVGYRKGGWSFEWSHQAMIWQQKALREESGDAAADCWLQAAHLYSIAAYPFINGDFLAEQAVILSMKAFENATKFSSFEVKKLTFKLEGKGTTTGFLHLPKDCRGPYPTVLFCGGLDGLQSDYVRFFRDYLSPKGIAMLTLDMPAIGYSVKQKLTEDTCHLQGEVLKQLSEVPWIDHTRIGVMGFRFGGNIAVRLAYIYPKLIKGVVALGPLIHTFFTQAELQKKIPVMYLDVLASRLGLWNIDENNLRLSLSSYSLKNQGLIGRRMPVPMMGVYWKGDEMSPKEDSQLIARSSMDGDILAINDKPLYEGLELALQKSADWIYDKLI, encoded by the coding sequence ATGGCAAACAATACGAATCTTTCTGAAACTTTATTTAAGCCAAGAGCAAAACACGCTGAAACCTCAACGCTAATTCAGTACACCCATCCAAAATCGAATATTAATACTTATACCGTGCTTAATGGTACGAGCCAGCAAAATTGGTATCGAACTATTCAACGTTTACTTTGGATCTGGCGTGGAATTTCTCCTATTGAGATAGAAGAGGTGTTAAGCCGAATTGCGGTACAGGATGCCCCTCGTAGTGATGATAAATTTATTGATACCGTTGTCGGGTATCGTAAAGGTGGTTGGTCATTTGAGTGGTCGCACCAAGCGATGATCTGGCAACAAAAAGCATTACGTGAAGAGTCCGGTGATGCAGCTGCAGATTGTTGGTTACAAGCCGCACATCTTTATAGTATTGCCGCATATCCCTTTATTAATGGTGATTTTTTAGCGGAGCAAGCCGTTATTTTGTCGATGAAAGCCTTTGAGAATGCGACGAAATTTTCTTCTTTTGAAGTCAAAAAATTGACATTTAAATTAGAAGGAAAAGGGACGACAACAGGTTTTCTGCATTTACCAAAAGATTGCAGAGGCCCTTATCCTACTGTGTTATTTTGCGGTGGATTAGACGGCTTACAGAGCGATTATGTTAGATTCTTCCGTGATTATCTTTCCCCTAAAGGTATTGCAATGTTAACACTGGATATGCCCGCAATTGGTTATTCAGTAAAGCAAAAACTAACGGAAGATACATGCCATTTACAAGGTGAAGTTCTAAAGCAACTTTCTGAAGTACCTTGGATTGATCATACTCGTATTGGTGTGATGGGCTTTCGCTTTGGCGGTAATATTGCTGTGCGTTTAGCTTATATCTACCCCAAATTAATTAAAGGTGTTGTTGCTTTAGGTCCGTTGATCCACACTTTCTTTACCCAAGCTGAATTACAGAAAAAAATTCCTGTGATGTATCTTGATGTATTAGCAAGCCGCTTAGGGTTATGGAATATTGACGAGAATAATCTTCGATTATCGTTGAGCAGTTATTCCCTGAAAAACCAAGGTTTGATTGGACGACGCATGCCTGTTCCTATGATGGGGGTTTATTGGAAAGGTGATGAAATGAGCCCTAAAGAGGATTCGCAATTAATTGCACGCTCCTCGATGGATGGTGACATTCTTGCTATTAACGATAAACCGCTTTATGAAGGTTTAGAGCTTGCGTTACAAAAAAGCGCAGATTGGATCTATGATAAATTAATATAA
- a CDS encoding glutamate-5-semialdehyde dehydrogenase, whose product MLEQMGKSAREASWHLAQLSTEQKNQALLVMADLLEQQEASILAANEKDMQAAREANINTAMLDRLLLNSARLKAIADDVRQVCRLEDPVGQVIDGRMLDSGLRLERRRVPLGVVGVIYEARPNVTIDVASLCLKTGNAAILRGGKETHHTNQAVVGVIQQALEKCGIPAGAIQAIDKPDRELVAKMLKMDEYIDMLIPRGGAGLHKLCREQSTIPVITGGIGVCHTFVDESADLEKALTVIVNAKVQRPSACNSLETLLVHENIAALFLPQLSDAMAAQKVTLHSSEKALAGLKKGGATVVDVKDADYCDEWLSLDLNVEVVSSLTEAISHIRRYGTAHSDAILTQSIANADRFVRQVDSAAVYVNASTRFTDGGQFGLGAEVAVSTQKLHARGPMGLDALTTYKWIGYGDNTIRS is encoded by the coding sequence ATGTTAGAACAAATGGGTAAATCTGCAAGAGAGGCATCTTGGCATTTAGCTCAACTATCAACGGAGCAAAAAAATCAGGCATTATTAGTTATGGCTGATTTATTAGAACAACAAGAAGCTTCAATTCTTGCAGCAAATGAAAAAGATATGCAAGCGGCTCGTGAAGCCAATATCAATACCGCTATGCTTGATCGTTTATTGCTTAATTCTGCACGTTTAAAAGCAATTGCTGATGATGTACGACAAGTGTGTCGCTTAGAAGATCCAGTGGGGCAAGTTATCGATGGTCGTATGCTAGATAGCGGTTTACGTTTAGAGCGTCGCCGTGTACCGTTGGGTGTTGTGGGTGTTATTTATGAAGCCCGCCCTAATGTCACCATTGATGTCGCTTCTTTATGTTTGAAAACAGGTAACGCGGCTATTCTTCGTGGTGGAAAAGAAACCCATCATACTAACCAAGCGGTTGTTGGGGTAATTCAACAAGCATTAGAAAAATGTGGTATTCCAGCTGGCGCTATTCAGGCAATTGATAAGCCTGATCGTGAGTTAGTCGCTAAAATGCTAAAAATGGATGAGTATATTGATATGCTTATTCCACGAGGTGGGGCAGGATTGCATAAACTTTGCCGTGAGCAATCAACCATTCCAGTTATTACTGGTGGCATCGGTGTTTGCCATACTTTTGTGGATGAAAGCGCAGATTTAGAAAAAGCATTAACGGTTATCGTAAATGCAAAAGTACAACGTCCAAGTGCGTGTAACTCTTTAGAAACGCTTTTAGTACATGAGAATATCGCAGCGTTATTTTTACCGCAGTTAAGTGATGCTATGGCAGCTCAAAAAGTGACTTTGCATTCAAGTGAAAAAGCATTGGCAGGGCTGAAAAAAGGCGGAGCTACTGTTGTTGATGTGAAAGATGCGGATTATTGCGATGAATGGTTATCACTTGATTTAAACGTGGAAGTGGTGAGTAGTTTAACTGAGGCAATTAGCCATATTCGCCGTTATGGAACTGCACACTCTGATGCTATTTTAACGCAATCTATCGCTAATGCTGATCGCTTTGTTCGTCAAGTTGATTCGGCCGCTGTGTATGTTAATGCAAGTACGCGTTTTACTGATGGCGGGCAATTCGGTTTAGGTGCCGAAGTTGCTGTTAGTACACAGAAATTACATGCTAGAGGCCCGATGGGATTAGATGCCCTAACAACCTACAAATGGATTGGTTACGGCGATAATACAATTCGTAGCTAA
- the pepD gene encoding beta-Ala-His dipeptidase, whose protein sequence is MSELSTLSPQPLWDIFAKICSIPHPSHHEEALASHILSWASEKGLFAQRDAVGNILIRKPATKGMEDRKAVVLQAHLDMVPQKNNDTVHDFTKDPIQPYIDGEWIKAKGTTLGADNGVGMASALAVLADDTVKHGPLEVLLTMTEETGMDGAFGLQPGWLQADILINTDSEEEGEIYMGCAGGIDVKTTVSLSYDAIPAGHVVKQLVLKGLNGGHSGGDIHLGLGNANKLLARFLAGHAEELSLKLIDFHGGTLRNAIPREANIVFAIPADKASQLDAVKAKFEALLKTELAIAEKNLKVELIDTTTDKKVFTADCQERLINLLNAMPNGVIRMSDDVEGVVETSLNVGVVSIVDDKVEILCLIRSLIDSGKTYVVSMLTALAKLAKADIETKGGYPGWKPDADSPVMHLVRDTYQQLFDKVPNIMVIHAGLECGLFKKPYPDMDMVSIGPTIRGAHSPDERVHVKSVGQYWQLLTAILKAIPAK, encoded by the coding sequence GTGTCTGAACTATCTACTCTATCCCCACAACCACTATGGGATATTTTTGCAAAAATTTGTTCGATTCCACATCCATCACATCATGAAGAAGCCTTAGCTTCCCATATTCTTTCTTGGGCAAGTGAAAAAGGTCTTTTTGCACAGCGCGATGCAGTTGGCAATATTTTAATTCGTAAACCAGCAACTAAAGGCATGGAAGATCGTAAAGCCGTTGTTTTACAAGCACACTTAGATATGGTGCCACAAAAAAACAACGACACCGTTCACGACTTCACTAAAGATCCGATTCAACCTTATATTGACGGTGAGTGGATCAAAGCTAAAGGCACTACATTAGGTGCTGATAATGGTGTAGGCATGGCATCTGCATTAGCTGTTTTAGCTGACGATACTGTTAAACACGGCCCATTAGAAGTTCTGTTAACCATGACTGAAGAAACAGGCATGGACGGAGCATTTGGTTTACAACCAGGTTGGTTACAAGCTGATATTCTTATCAACACAGACTCTGAAGAAGAAGGTGAAATCTACATGGGTTGTGCGGGTGGTATTGATGTTAAAACCACAGTAAGCCTTTCTTACGATGCAATTCCAGCAGGCCACGTTGTTAAACAACTGGTTCTGAAAGGATTAAATGGTGGTCACTCAGGTGGCGATATCCATTTAGGTTTAGGTAACGCAAATAAATTATTAGCGCGTTTCTTAGCAGGTCATGCAGAAGAATTATCACTGAAATTAATTGATTTTCATGGTGGTACACTGCGTAATGCTATTCCTCGTGAAGCAAACATTGTTTTTGCAATTCCAGCGGATAAAGCAAGCCAACTAGACGCAGTAAAAGCGAAATTTGAAGCTCTGTTAAAAACAGAATTAGCTATTGCAGAAAAAAATCTAAAAGTTGAATTAATTGATACAACAACAGATAAAAAAGTTTTCACAGCAGATTGCCAAGAACGCTTAATTAACCTACTTAATGCTATGCCAAATGGCGTTATTCGTATGAGTGACGACGTTGAAGGTGTTGTTGAAACTTCATTAAACGTAGGTGTTGTTAGCATTGTTGACGATAAAGTAGAAATCTTATGCTTAATTCGTTCTCTGATTGATAGCGGTAAAACCTATGTTGTTAGTATGCTGACAGCATTAGCAAAACTGGCTAAAGCGGATATCGAAACCAAAGGCGGTTACCCAGGTTGGAAACCAGATGCAGACTCTCCTGTTATGCATTTAGTTCGTGACACTTACCAACAACTGTTTGATAAAGTGCCAAACATCATGGTTATCCACGCAGGTCTTGAGTGTGGTCTGTTCAAAAAACCTTACCCAGATATGGATATGGTTTCTATTGGGCCAACAATCCGTGGTGCTCACTCACCAGACGAACGTGTTCACGTTAAAAGCGTCGGTCAATACTGGCAATTATTAACTGCGATTTTAAAAGCGATCCCTGCTAAATAA
- the proB gene encoding glutamate 5-kinase — MSSSQTLVVKLGTSVLTGGSRRLDQSHIVELVRQCAKQHEKGHRIIIVTSGAIAAGREYLNYPDLPATIASKQLLAAVGQSALIQVWKQLFAIYGIHIGQMLLTRADIEDRERFLNARDTLHALLDNHIIPVINENDAVATAEIKVGDNDNLSALAAILGGADKLLLLTDIEGLYTADPRSNPDAKLIPEVFDINDELRQMAGDSVSGLGTGGMATKLQAATVAGRAGIDVVIAAGVQPEVIAKVINDEPVGTLFHGLQSPLEARKRWIFGAPIAGVIVVDEGAENAIKEKGSSLLPKGIKEIKGDFSRGCVIRIQSLQGKDLAHGVAHYNSDALRLIAGHHSQEISQILGYEYGSVAVHRDDMIVS; from the coding sequence ATGAGTAGCAGCCAAACGCTGGTTGTTAAATTAGGGACAAGTGTACTTACTGGTGGTTCACGACGTCTGGATCAGTCTCATATTGTTGAGCTGGTTCGCCAATGTGCTAAACAACACGAAAAAGGGCACCGGATTATTATTGTCACTTCTGGTGCAATTGCAGCAGGACGTGAATATTTAAATTATCCTGATTTGCCCGCAACTATTGCGTCAAAACAGTTGCTTGCCGCTGTGGGGCAAAGTGCCTTAATTCAAGTATGGAAACAGTTATTTGCTATCTATGGTATTCATATTGGTCAAATGCTATTAACGCGTGCCGATATTGAAGATAGAGAACGTTTCCTGAATGCGCGTGATACATTACATGCGCTGTTAGATAACCATATTATTCCCGTTATCAATGAAAATGATGCTGTTGCCACCGCGGAAATTAAAGTGGGCGATAACGATAATTTGTCAGCATTAGCCGCTATTTTAGGTGGTGCTGATAAACTGTTATTACTAACGGATATTGAAGGGCTTTACACGGCTGATCCCCGTAGTAATCCAGATGCTAAACTGATCCCTGAAGTTTTTGATATCAATGATGAGTTACGTCAAATGGCGGGTGATAGCGTATCAGGGTTAGGTACGGGCGGCATGGCAACAAAATTGCAAGCCGCAACTGTTGCAGGGCGAGCAGGTATTGATGTTGTTATCGCCGCAGGCGTACAACCGGAAGTTATTGCCAAAGTCATTAATGATGAGCCTGTTGGAACATTATTTCATGGCTTACAAAGCCCATTAGAAGCGCGTAAGCGGTGGATCTTTGGTGCGCCAATTGCTGGTGTGATAGTGGTTGATGAAGGGGCTGAAAACGCAATTAAAGAAAAAGGTAGTTCCCTTTTACCAAAAGGTATCAAAGAAATTAAAGGCGATTTCTCTCGTGGATGTGTTATCCGCATTCAAAGTTTACAAGGTAAAGATCTCGCTCATGGTGTTGCACACTATAATAGTGATGCATTGCGTTTAATAGCAGGACACCATTCACAAGAAATTAGTCAAATTTTAGGCTACGAGTATGGCAGTGTTGCTGTGCATCGTGATGATATGATTGTTAGCTAA
- the crl gene encoding sigma factor-binding protein Crl, with protein sequence MTSSLNPTRGKLLKRFAQIGPYIREQQCQESQFFFDCLAVCVNKKVAPEKREFWGWWMELERNNEQLIYHYQIGLFDKNGDWLHQNISKNDVVESINETLIRFHEFLQLAVSELEMTLIPDEKMNKFPLPIQP encoded by the coding sequence ATGACTTCATCTTTGAACCCTACCCGAGGTAAGTTATTAAAGCGTTTTGCTCAAATCGGCCCATATATCCGAGAGCAACAATGCCAAGAGAGCCAGTTCTTTTTTGACTGTTTAGCTGTGTGTGTAAATAAAAAAGTCGCGCCGGAAAAACGAGAGTTTTGGGGCTGGTGGATGGAATTAGAACGTAATAATGAACAGCTTATTTATCATTATCAAATTGGGCTATTCGATAAAAATGGTGATTGGCTCCATCAGAACATAAGTAAGAATGATGTTGTTGAGTCAATCAATGAAACACTTATTCGTTTTCATGAATTTCTTCAACTCGCGGTGAGTGAATTAGAAATGACACTCATCCCAGATGAAAAAATGAACAAATTTCCTCTTCCCATTCAGCCCTAA
- the gpt gene encoding xanthine phosphoribosyltransferase has protein sequence MSEKYVVTWDMLQIHARQLAQRLLPVEQWTGIIAVSRGGLVPAALLARELGIRHVDTVCISSYDHDHQRDLKILKKAEGDGEGFIVVDDLVDTGGTAKVIREMYPKAHFVTIFAKPEGRPLVDDFVVDIPQNTWIEQPWDMGVAFIPPVCDQK, from the coding sequence ATGAGCGAAAAATATGTTGTAACGTGGGATATGTTGCAAATACATGCCCGTCAATTGGCGCAACGTTTATTACCAGTCGAACAGTGGACAGGCATTATTGCTGTCAGCCGTGGGGGATTAGTCCCTGCTGCATTACTTGCTCGTGAATTAGGTATCCGTCATGTGGATACAGTCTGCATTTCTAGCTATGACCACGACCATCAGCGTGACCTCAAAATCTTAAAAAAAGCAGAAGGTGATGGTGAAGGCTTTATCGTTGTTGACGATTTAGTTGATACTGGTGGTACTGCTAAAGTTATTCGTGAAATGTATCCAAAAGCCCATTTCGTCACTATCTTTGCAAAACCAGAAGGGCGTCCTTTAGTGGATGATTTTGTGGTTGATATTCCGCAAAATACATGGATTGAACAGCCTTGGGATATGGGTGTTGCCTTTATTCCACCAGTTTGCGATCAAAAATAA